The sequence CATCGCCCCTGCCTGCCCGCATCTCAAGGCCCGGGGTGCCTCCCACCCGGCTCCCGCCGGGTCAAGGGCCCCGCTCTGTCTGGAAAGGGGAGAGACCTTCAATATCAACCGAGCAGATCGTCCAGCGTGACTCCCTTCACCACGTGCCCCGTGGTCCGGGGCCGGAGTAGATGCCCGTATCTCGCGTGGAGCCGCGGGAACTTCGCCTTGGCATCCTCGTCGCTCAGCCGGTCATCGTGCGGTCTTGCTGGCGGTTCATCGCCGAGGACGAGATAGTGGAGGAATCCTTCGCCGTCCTGCCCGTCGAGAAGTGCCCGGTCAAAGACGTCGCAAACCCTTGTGACCAGATGGTATTCGTCGAATCCCGACGAAACCGGATCATCGGCCAGCTCATCATGATTTCCCACGATCCGCTGATACCTGTCCTCGGGCAGCAGCGTCACGCAATCGCGGAAGTCGATGAGCCCGTCATTGCCCGCCATCCCGTCCGAAGCCAGGAACGCCGCCATGGCGAATTCCGTCGTGTGAAGCGCTTCACACCGCAAGAGAAGATCCCGACCGATGACCGCAGCCTCCGCCGCTGACATCGACCGGCACTCCGCCTCCAACCGCTCCGCCACCACAGGAAACCCCGGCGCCCCGGCCCATAAGCGCGAAAGAAGCTGTTGGGTCAGTGGATTCATGCTTGGTGCAAGGTAGCTATCTTGCGCCGGGAAAGGTGCAAGGCTTCAGAGTCCGCGATAATCCTAATCAAGACTTCCGTGAAAAAGGGGCGATGGGTTGGGCTCCCCAGCTTTAAATAATGGATGCTACTTGTCGTTTGATCCTGCCCGCTGCCAAGCCTGCCCCGCCTAGAGCCCGCGTGGCCTCATGAAAGAAGAGTTCGTTGGAGCCGGGCCGCTTCCTTCCAGATAGGCGCGGATGGCACTGCTGGAGAAGGCATAGCCGGGTGATTTGCCGATTCCCACGCCACGATCGAGGATCGGGCGAACCTTTTCCAAGGCCGCCTTCCGGTCCTTGGAGATCGCACAGGCGGCGACCAGCGCCAGCGTGTCCATGCGGCGATCTCCCGCCGCCGCGCCTGCCAAGGCTTCCCGCTCGAAAGCCGCGTAGTCTTGCTCCACCCAATAGGCCAGCGTCCGCAGCAGCGGATGCTTGGAGCGGGTCATGGCCTTGGAGAAATCGTCTGCGACCGACGCTTTCATCTGACCCGGATCACGCCACGCGTCGTACAGGCACCAGGATACCCCGTGGCCTAGCTGCGCCGGCAGATCCTCGGATGCCGGATAAAGATAGACGAAGATGTAGCTGGAGCCGTGGTTGCATGAATGCGTCCACGGTCCCGACTCCGCCACCCAAGCCTCGTGGATCGCCAGCACGCGTTCCATTTCCTGCACCATCTCGTCATATCGCCCCTGCTTCTTCAGGGCTTGCAGCACACCGTCGAGGGCGGCTTGTGCTTCGTTCTCGCGGCGATTCAACTCCGCCCGGCGATCAAGCTTCCACAGCAAGGTCCCGCCCCACAGGCCGAAGGCAATACATGCAAACGCCGTGATCGCGATGGCCTTGCCCGATGGACGCTTCAGCTTCCGGAAGATCATCGCCATTACGACGCAAGACAAGAAGGCTGGCACCAGGGCCGCCGCCGCGCAGCGCCACATGAATGCCGTCAGCTCTCCTCCGCCTGCCGGGGAAGCCAAGAACCGCAGATCCGACAAGGTCACATCCCATCGCAGCCCGAGCCCCCAAGGAATCGCGATGCCAAAGACCCCGATCAAGACGATCAGCAAGCTCAACCACATTCGCATCCCTTATCCTGCGGCCAGGCCTTCCTGCCGCCAATCCGAAACGGAAGTCACCCGGTGAGTCGGATCCTGGCGGTCCCGCGACCTTCCCTGCTTCCACGCACGGAGATGATCGTCGTATGCATCCGCTCCCGGGCGGTGGTGGTGCATGCGGGTGGTCCCAGGGTGATTGGACGCTGAAGGCCGCGAACGAGGAGGTTTTTCGTCCCAACGGGACCGGAGTAATGAAGCCCGGGGTTGCGAAGCTACCCCGGGTGCACCACCGGGGATTGCCTACGCCGACGGCGTTGTGTGGAAGAGCCCGGAGTGTCCATGTGGCCGACACCTTCCACAACGCCGTTGGCGTAGGAGAGGTGTTGTGACGGTTCCCGGGGTAGCCTCCTGCGTCGGCAACCCCGGGCTTTGTTTCGCAGTCCCGTTGGGACAAAAAAGGCGCGGACCGGAGTCCGCGCCTCGTGATTCAAGTCTTGTATCTTGCGTCTTCCAGTCTTCCGTCTGCCCGCAGGGCTCAGCGACCGATGGAGACGTATTCGAGGCCGGCGGCCTTGACGTCCTTGGGGTCGAGGAGGTTGCGGCCGTCGAAGACGAGCGGGGTGCGGAGGCGCTTCTTGACCTCGTTGAGATCGACCTTCGCGAAGGCGGGCCACTCGGTGGCGATGACCAGGCAGTCGGCGCCGTCGAGGGTGTCGTAGAGGTCGGTGTGGTAGGTGATGTCGCCCTTGAGCTCGCCGAATTTCTTGGCGGTCTCGATCGCTTCCGGGTCGGTGGCGTGGAGGGAGGCACCCTCGGAGAGCATCTTCTGGGCGAGCTTGATGGCCACGGATTCGCGGACGTCGTCGGTGTTCTGCTTGAAGGCGAGGCCCCAGAGGGCGACCTTCTTCTCGCGGAAGACCCAGAGCTTCTCGCGGATCTTGCCGAGGAAGCGGTCGAGCTGGTCGAAGTTGATCTTCTCGACTTCCTTCAGCAGGCCGAAGGGCTGGCCGAGGGTCTCGGAGATGTGGATGAAGGCCTTGATGTCCTTCGGGAAGCAGGAGCCGCCGTAGCCGAGGCCGGCATTCAGGAAGGAGCGGCCGATGCGCTTGTCCATGCCGATGCCTTCGGCGACCTTTTCCACGTCGGCGCCGGAGGCCTCGCAGATGTTCGCCACGGCATTGATGTAGGAGATCTTCAGCGCGAGGAAGGAGTTCGCGGCGTGCTTGATGAGCTCGGCGGAGTTGATGTCGGTGACGAGCACGGGGGCGACGAAGGGCTCGTAGATCTTTTGCATCAGCGCGAGCGCGCGGTCGTCATTCGACCCGATGACCACGCGGTCCGGGTGGAGCAGGTCATCGACGGCGCAGCCTTCGCGGAGGAACTCGGGATTCGACACCACGCCGAATTCCACGCCGGCGGGGGCGTAGCGGCGGACGGTCTGCTCGACCTTGTCGCCGGTCTTCACGGGCACGGTGGACTTGTCCACGATGACGCGGTAGCCGAGCTCCGGGGTGAGGCACTGGGCGATCTCGCGGGCGACCTTTTCGATGAAGGAGAGGTCCACGGAGCCGTCCGGCTGGGGCGGGGTGGGGACGGCGATGAAGATGACGTCGCCATTCTTCACGCCTTCCTCGGTGGAGGTGGTGAATTTCAGGCGGCCGGCGGCCACGTTCTGCTTCACGAGTTCCTCGAGGCCAGGCTCATAGATCGGCACCTGGCCGGAGAGCAGGGTGGCGACTTTCTCGGGATTGTTGTCCACGCAGGTGACTTCGTGGCCGACTTCGGCGAAACAGGTGCCGGATGTAAGACCGACGTAACCGGTCCCGATGATCGTGATCTTCATGTGATAAGAGGAGGGGGGGTGGTGAAAACGCGGCGGTGTCTAGCAGCCCGGACACCCCCGTGCAAGCTCCGCGAAAGCGTTATTCAGGCCACCTGCCTCCAAAAAAGCACCGCCGCGATGCCCAGTCCGATGACCGCCACGATGACCCGCACGGCCACTGCCGGGATGCGCTGGGCGAAGTGGGCACCGAAGAAATACCCGGGGATGGACCCGGCCACGAGCCACCCGGCGAGCCGCCAATCCACGCTGCCGCAGGCGATGAAATAGACGACCGAGGCGGCATTGCAGCACAGGGCGAGCACGGCCTTCAGGGCATTCATGCGGTTCAGGTCGCGCAGGCCCAGCAGGCCGAGGCCGGCCAGCATCATGATGCCGATGCCCGCGCCGAAGTAGCCGCCGTAGATGGCCACGCCGGCCTGGAAGGCCATGCCCCAGGGGCGCGGGCGGTCCGGTTCGGCATCGTGGCTTTCGCCGCGCTTTTTCTTCAGCCAGCGCTGGATCAGCGGGTTCAGGAGGAAGAGCGTGGTGGCCATCAGCAGCAGCCACGGCACCACGGCATCGAAGTAGGTGCTGGGCAGTGCCAGCAACAGCCAGCCGCCCGCGAGCCCGCCGAGCAGGCTGACGGTGCCCAGCGGGATGATCCACGCCCGCACCTCCCGCAGCCGATGGCGAAAGGCCCACACGCTGCCCGGCATGCCGAGGAAGAGCGCCACGGTGGACGTGGTGTTTGCCAGCACCCCGGGCAGGCCCGCGGCCATCAGCGCGGGGAAGGTGAGCATGGTCCCGCCGCCCGCCACGGCATTCATCACCGCCGCGAGAAATCCCGCGGCGAGCACGATCCATTCGGCATGGTCAGGCATGCGGGGAAAGGAGGTGTTTTAAAGGGGGAAGGGAATGGCAAAGTGTGAGGCCGCAGCGCGCCGGGGGTGGTTTGCTGGTGGGGGGCTGCTTATTGGGTGAGTGAAGGTGAGGCGGGTGTGCGGGGTGGAGTGGTTCGGGGGCCGTGGGTAGGGTTTGCCGCCAGATGGCTCCGGCCGCACGCGGAGCGATGCGGACCACGATTGGCACAGCGTCGTAGCGGGTTCACTCAGGTTCTTCATCCCATCCATCCTATCTATCCTGGTCCTGATCCCTTCAGTTCATCTGTGTCCATCCGTGTCCATCCGTGGTTGATGGATGCAGCAGTCGGGATGACTCGGGCGGAATGAATTCCGCGTTCCCAGTGGGAAGGCGGTCGCTGGTGAAGACTCTACTTTTTCCGGCTGCGTCCGCCCTTCGGGTATTTCACCGGGCGGCGCTCGGCGGTGGCGGCGGGGGTGCCGTCCTTCAGCGCCTTGATCTGGTCGCGGAGGTGCGCGGCGCGCTCGAATTCCAGCTTGGCCGATGCTTCCAGCATCTCCTTCTCCAGCTCGGCGATGACCTTCACCTTGTTGTAAACCGCCTCGTCATCGGAGACCATGGAGCGCTCCAGCTTGTCCGCGCTCTCGCGTTGGTTCGAGTAGAGCTGCAGGCTCTCCTGCACGGCGCGCTTCACGCTCTGCGGGGTGATGCCGTGCTTCTCATTGTGCTCCATCTGCCGGCTGCGGCGATACTCGGTCACGTCGATGAGCCGCTGGATGGAGTCCGTCACCTCGTCGCAGAAGAGCACGCAGTGGCCATTCAGGTGACGCGCCGCGCGGCCCGCCGTCTGGATCAGGCTCGTCTCGTTCCGCAGGAAGCCCTCCTTGTCCGCATCCAGGATGCAGACCAGCGAGACCTCCGGCAGGTCGAGTCCCTCCCGCAGCAGATTGATGCCCACGAGGATGTCGAATGCCCCCGCGCGGAGTTGGCGGAGGATCTCCACGCGCTCCACCGTATCGATGTCCGCGTGGATGTAGCGCACCTTCAGGCCGGTGCCTTGCAGATACTCGGATAGATCCTCCGCGGTCTTCTTTGTCAGGGTGGTGACAAGCACGCGCTGGCCCATCTCCACGCGCTGGCGGCAGAGCTCGATGGTCTCGTCGATCTGGTGCTTCAGCGGGCGCATCGATAGCGTGGGATCGAGCAGTCCGGTCGGGCGGATGATCTGCTCCACCACGAGCGGGCGGCCCGGCTTCTCCGGGTCGAAGTCGCCCACCGGCTCCGCGCCGCCGCTCGGCGTGATGCGCAGCTTCTTCAGGTCGATGTGGGTGAAGCCGCGGTCATCGCCGCGTCCCTTCACCGGGATGAAGCGGCGGTTCTCCGGTCGTGAATTCACGATCTCGAATGGCCCCGGCGTCGCGGACACATACACGCGCTGCTTCGTCATGTGCATGAATTCGTCGAAGCGCAGCGGCCTGTTGTCCATCGCGCTCGGCAGGCGGAAGCCATGGTCCACCAGCACCGTCTTCCGGCTCTTGTCGCCCTCGTACATCCCGCCCACCTGCGGGATGGTCACGTGGCTCTCGTCCATCATCAGCAGGTAGTCGTCCGGGAAGAAATCCAGCAGCGTGTGCGGCCGCGATCCCGGCGCGCGTCCCGTGAGGTGACGCGAGTAGTTCTCGATGCCCTGGCAGAAGCCCATCTCCTGCATCATCTCGATGTCGTAGTCCGTGCGCATCCGCAGGCGCTGCGCCTCGATCAGCTTGCCCTCTTGCTCGAACTCGGTGACACGCGCGTCCGCCTCCTTGCGGATCTCCACGATGGCGCGCTTCATCTTGTCCCCCGGCGTCACGAATTGCTTCGCGGGGAAGAAGGTGTGCTTGTCCACACGGTCGATCGTCTTGCCCGTGAGCGTGTCGATGGTGGTGATGCGGTCGATCTCATCGCCGAAGAATTCCACCCGCACCGCCGTCTCGTCGAGGTAGGCCGGGTGGACCTCCACCACGTCCCCGCGCACGCGGAATTTCCCGCGGCCGAAGGCGATGTCATTCCGCTCGAAGAGGATGGCCACCAGCGCCTGCAGGAAATCATCGCGGCGGATCTGCTGGCCCACCCACACCGGCACCATCATGCCCTCGTAGTCGTCCGGCGAGCCCAGGCCGTAGATGCAGGAGACCGAGGCGATGACCACCGTATCCTCGCGGGTCAGCAGCGAGCCCATCGTCGAGAGACGCAGGCGCTCGATCTCGTCATTGATGGACGAGTCTTTCTCAATGTAGGTGTCCGTCCTCGGGATGTAGGCTTCCGGCTGGTAGTAGTCGAAGTAGCTCACGAAGTACTCCACCGCATTGTGCGGGAAGAAGTTCTTGAATTCCGAGTAGAGCTGCGCGGCCAGCGTCTTGTTGTGGCTCATGATGAGCGTCGGCTTGCCGATTTGCTCGATCACGTTTGCCATCGAGAAGGTCTTCCCCGAGCCGGTCACGCCCAGCAGCGTCTGGTGGGTATTGCCCGCGCGGATGGACTTCACGAGCTTCGCGATCGCCTGCGCCTGGTCCCCCTGCGGGGAATACTCACTGGAAAGTTGGAACGCCATCCGGCCCCTCTTCTAGGCGCGGATCGCATCCCCCGCAAGAGGCGCGGCGGGGGACGGCAATTTCCCTCTCGCAAACATGCCTCCATTTCTCATGATGCCCCGATGAAGCGCCGGGGATTCCAAGCTTTCGCGGGAGCGATCTGTAGCCTGCTGCTCGGCAGCGCCGTGGTGAATGCCCACGAGGATCCCCTTGGCGAGATTCATCCGGAGGTGTCCGAAAAGGACGGGAATTTCGCGATCAAATTCCGAGCGTCCATCCCTAATCAAACCCCGGAGGATTGGCTGAATCCGAAATACTTCGGGATGATCTTTTCCCCCCAGGGGAAGCTGCTGGCTCCCCGGCATGCCATACCTACCTCGCCGCCGGATAAGGAGCACTCCGATCCGGAGTCGCCATCCAAGGAAAGCCTTCGGGTGGGGGAATTGACAGGGACTTTCACCAAGGATCCATCAGGGAAGCCCGGCTACGCCATCGAGTCTCCGGACGGATCTACCCGGCGTGTGAAGCTGCTCTGGCCGGATGGCGTAAAGCTTGTTCACTTGGAAAGCTCCATCCCGACGAAGGAGGGAATCGCGGTCATCGGAAAGGAGGACCTGGAGATCCTGAAGGTCTATTGGTTCCCCCTGGAGGAAGGCGTCAAGCCGACCATCCTCACCATCGGGGTCACGGAATGCATCTATGATTTCCCCGTGGCTTCCAATCCCGTCTTCGCCGGTGGGCGGCTCTGGGTAGCCTACATGCGCCCGGAGATGGCGGGGGCGGGGGATGACAAGAAGAAGGTGACGAAGCTGCGGCTGTGGTCATGGAAACCCGGGGAAAAGGACGCCCGCGATGAGGAACTCGACTCCCCCGGGGACTGGAATACCAGCCTTTCCCTCTGCGCCATCGGTGACCGGCTTTGCCTTGCCTACCATTGCGTGAACTACTCGAAATGGAAGAGCGAGGAATCGAGGATCGTCACTGTCTTCCGTGAGGCGAAGTAAGAAGCTCGGCTGGGAACTATCCCGTAATCTACATCACCAGGCCGCCGCCCCGATTATTCGTAGTCGTGGTGGTGACACCACGCGAGGCCGCGGGTGAAATAGTCGGGTTTGGCGGTCCGGGTAAGGTTGGCGGTCCGCGTGAGGTCAGCATTCTGGGTGAAGTTGGCAGTCCGGGTGAGTTTGCAGCCCGGGGTGGCCTCCACCTCGATCCTCTTCGTCCCGGCAGGGACGGTGGAGATTAGCCGGTGGCGTGAGCCACCGGGATGCATCCGGCGAAAGATGGCCGCCCCGGCAGGGTCGGCGGAGGGGTGCGCGACACCTGCGATCCACCCATCATCTGCCATCTGCCGCCCCTGCCGGGGCTTGCATATTTTTCGGGCGATAAACCGGTGGCTCACGCCACCGGCTAATCTCCGGTGCCCCTACCGGGGCAAAAGACCAAAGCCCCGGTAAGGAGCCGAGCCGCAGCAGGGACAACGCAGCAGGGGCAAAAGACCAGAGCCCCGACAAGCAACCGAGCCGAGGTAGGGGCAAAAGACCGCGGGAGGGAGAAAAGACCGTGGCCCCGGCAAACTACCTCCTCTCCCGCCGGCTGAAGAATTCCTCCTGTGAAGGGCTTGCCCGGGCTGCCGGGATTCGCCTACCTACCGGCCATGGAAATCATTCGCGCAGGGGTTGCCGGGGCAGGATCGATGGGGCGGAATCACGCCCGCGTTTACAGCCTCATCCCCGGCGCGAAGCTCTGCGCCATCTACGATGCGGATGCCGGGCGCGCGCAGGCCATCGCGGATGAATTCGGCACCGTGGCCGTTTCTTCGCTGGAGGAGCTGGCCGAGCGCGCGGACGCCATCAGCGTGGCGGTCCCCACCATCGCCCACCGCGAGGTCGGCTGCCGGCTCATGGACCTGGGCGCGCACGTGCTGATGGAAAAGCCCATCGCCCCGTCCGTGGATGACGCGCAGGCGCTCGTCGAGGCGTCGAAGCGCACCGGCCGCATCCTCCAGGTCGGCCACATCGAGCGCTTCAATCCCGTGCTCCGCCAGCTCGAGCAACGCCTCACGCATCCGAAATTCATCGAGGCGCACCGCCTTTCCCCCTTCCCGAACCGCAGCATCGACATCGGCGTGGTGCTCGACCTCATGATCCACGACATCGAGGTCATCCTGCATCTTGTCCGCTCGCCCGTCGTCAGCATCGATGCCGTGGGCGTGCCCGTCCTCATGAAGTCCGAGGACATCGCGAATGCCCGCATCCGCTTTGAAAACGGCTGCGTGGCGAACGTCACCGCCAGCCGCATCAGCCCGGAAAAGATGCGGAAGATCCGCGTCTTCCAGTCCGACTGCTACCTCTCGCTCGACTACCAGGAGCAGGCCGGCCAGATCCACTGGAAGGAAGGCATGGGCATCCAGCGCGCCGAGGTGGAAGTCGAGAAGGACGAGCCGCTGAAGCTCGAGCTCGCCGCCTTCATTGCCAGCGTCGCCACCGGCCAGGACGC comes from Luteolibacter flavescens and encodes:
- a CDS encoding UDP-glucose dehydrogenase family protein; its protein translation is MKITIIGTGYVGLTSGTCFAEVGHEVTCVDNNPEKVATLLSGQVPIYEPGLEELVKQNVAAGRLKFTTSTEEGVKNGDVIFIAVPTPPQPDGSVDLSFIEKVAREIAQCLTPELGYRVIVDKSTVPVKTGDKVEQTVRRYAPAGVEFGVVSNPEFLREGCAVDDLLHPDRVVIGSNDDRALALMQKIYEPFVAPVLVTDINSAELIKHAANSFLALKISYINAVANICEASGADVEKVAEGIGMDKRIGRSFLNAGLGYGGSCFPKDIKAFIHISETLGQPFGLLKEVEKINFDQLDRFLGKIREKLWVFREKKVALWGLAFKQNTDDVRESVAIKLAQKMLSEGASLHATDPEAIETAKKFGELKGDITYHTDLYDTLDGADCLVIATEWPAFAKVDLNEVKKRLRTPLVFDGRNLLDPKDVKAAGLEYVSIGR
- a CDS encoding sulfite exporter TauE/SafE family protein — encoded protein: MPDHAEWIVLAAGFLAAVMNAVAGGGTMLTFPALMAAGLPGVLANTTSTVALFLGMPGSVWAFRHRLREVRAWIIPLGTVSLLGGLAGGWLLLALPSTYFDAVVPWLLLMATTLFLLNPLIQRWLKKKRGESHDAEPDRPRPWGMAFQAGVAIYGGYFGAGIGIMMLAGLGLLGLRDLNRMNALKAVLALCCNAASVVYFIACGSVDWRLAGWLVAGSIPGYFFGAHFAQRIPAVAVRVIVAVIGLGIAAVLFWRQVA
- a CDS encoding Gfo/Idh/MocA family protein, which encodes MEIIRAGVAGAGSMGRNHARVYSLIPGAKLCAIYDADAGRAQAIADEFGTVAVSSLEELAERADAISVAVPTIAHREVGCRLMDLGAHVLMEKPIAPSVDDAQALVEASKRTGRILQVGHIERFNPVLRQLEQRLTHPKFIEAHRLSPFPNRSIDIGVVLDLMIHDIEVILHLVRSPVVSIDAVGVPVLMKSEDIANARIRFENGCVANVTASRISPEKMRKIRVFQSDCYLSLDYQEQAGQIHWKEGMGIQRAEVEVEKDEPLKLELAAFIASVATGQDAAVTGQQGTAALELALEITRLIHA
- a CDS encoding excinuclease ABC subunit UvrB, producing MAFQLSSEYSPQGDQAQAIAKLVKSIRAGNTHQTLLGVTGSGKTFSMANVIEQIGKPTLIMSHNKTLAAQLYSEFKNFFPHNAVEYFVSYFDYYQPEAYIPRTDTYIEKDSSINDEIERLRLSTMGSLLTREDTVVIASVSCIYGLGSPDDYEGMMVPVWVGQQIRRDDFLQALVAILFERNDIAFGRGKFRVRGDVVEVHPAYLDETAVRVEFFGDEIDRITTIDTLTGKTIDRVDKHTFFPAKQFVTPGDKMKRAIVEIRKEADARVTEFEQEGKLIEAQRLRMRTDYDIEMMQEMGFCQGIENYSRHLTGRAPGSRPHTLLDFFPDDYLLMMDESHVTIPQVGGMYEGDKSRKTVLVDHGFRLPSAMDNRPLRFDEFMHMTKQRVYVSATPGPFEIVNSRPENRRFIPVKGRGDDRGFTHIDLKKLRITPSGGAEPVGDFDPEKPGRPLVVEQIIRPTGLLDPTLSMRPLKHQIDETIELCRQRVEMGQRVLVTTLTKKTAEDLSEYLQGTGLKVRYIHADIDTVERVEILRQLRAGAFDILVGINLLREGLDLPEVSLVCILDADKEGFLRNETSLIQTAGRAARHLNGHCVLFCDEVTDSIQRLIDVTEYRRSRQMEHNEKHGITPQSVKRAVQESLQLYSNQRESADKLERSMVSDDEAVYNKVKVIAELEKEMLEASAKLEFERAAHLRDQIKALKDGTPAATAERRPVKYPKGGRSRKK